The following are from one region of the Primulina eburnea isolate SZY01 chromosome 17, ASM2296580v1, whole genome shotgun sequence genome:
- the LOC140817849 gene encoding uncharacterized protein produces MSSRNPLSVILHQYKLTGPNYLDWLRNFKIVLNYDKIPYVLKKVPPKEAAANASAKELAKLEKCWDNDLQAKSYMLASMSNELQRRFEEAVNAADIYGHLQELYGELARPLRHDTVKELITSCLLEGTSVHAHGVRMIDLIEKLVGLDLVISNELSKDILLLSLASSSDGFVMYFNMKKLEASLEELVNMLTRYEVNIKKENMFSSWILR; encoded by the coding sequence ATGTCGTCACGAAATCCTCTATCTGTTATACTTCATCAATACAagctaaccggacctaactacctcGATTGGCTGAGAAATTTTAAAATCGTTTTAAACTACGATAAAATACCATATGTGCTCAAGAAAGTTCCTCCAAAAGAGGCTGCTGCCAATGCCTCTGCTAAGGAATTGGCTAAGCTTGAGAAATGTTGGGACAATGATCTACAAGCAAAGAGCTATATGTTGGCATCTATGTCAAACGAGTTGCAAAGACGGTTTGAGGAAGctgtgaatgctgctgacatttacGGCCACCTGCAAGAGTTGTATGGTGAACTAGCACGTCCACTAAGGCACGATACTGTCAAAGAGCTCATTACATCATGCTTGCTAGaagggacctcggtccatgctCATGGAGTGAGGATGATTGATCTTATCGAGAAGTTGGTGGGCTTGGACCTTGTTATTTCGAATGAATTGTCCAAGGACATTCTATTGTTGTCACTGGCATCGTCGTCTGATGGGTTTGTGATGTACTTCAATATGAAAAAATTGGAggccagccttgaagagttggttaACATGCTTACACGTTATGAAGTCAACATCAAAAAGGAAAACATGTTTTCCTCGTGGATTCTTCGTTAA